The Candidatus Omnitrophota bacterium genome window below encodes:
- the hisS gene encoding histidine--tRNA ligase — MAQQFSRPRGTGDILPEESLLWQDIEQKARKIFSIYGYQEIRTPAFEETALFTRSLGETSDVVQKQMLNLEKEGLSLRPEGTASVVRSYIENSLDKKQNLNKLYYIGAMFRGERPQKGRLRQFHQIGVEAIGADAQNLPYLDAEVIILSANLLKSFGLKEDEFTVKINTLGSKEDKENFSGILREKLKNHLSTLCEDCQNRFQKNVLRVLDCKNKTCKDIVGKIDIGHSYLSKESQAYFESVKEALKEQNIAFSVEPNLVRGLDYYTHTVFEISSAALGSQDALGAGGRYNNLITVLGGPQVHATGFALGIERILLALAGKETAQKTTSQVFVVGLDERGFKTGFQIVHQLRASGYPSDMVYKITALKNVLSLLNKINAKAVIILGEDEVNKRVLSFKNLETREQESLNIGDWEKLFPLLEKAGVKKI, encoded by the coding sequence ATGGCACAACAATTTTCCCGTCCCCGCGGTACCGGCGATATTCTTCCCGAAGAATCCCTTTTGTGGCAGGACATTGAACAAAAAGCCCGCAAAATCTTTTCTATCTACGGCTATCAAGAGATCCGCACGCCCGCCTTTGAAGAGACGGCTCTTTTTACCCGTTCTCTAGGTGAAACGAGCGACGTGGTCCAAAAACAAATGCTCAATTTGGAAAAAGAAGGCCTTTCTCTTCGCCCAGAGGGAACAGCATCGGTTGTCCGCTCTTACATTGAAAACTCTTTAGATAAAAAACAAAATTTAAATAAGCTTTACTATATCGGTGCTATGTTTCGCGGTGAACGTCCTCAAAAAGGACGGCTTCGCCAATTCCATCAGATCGGTGTGGAAGCCATTGGCGCGGATGCTCAGAATTTGCCCTATCTTGACGCGGAAGTCATTATCTTGAGCGCCAATCTCTTGAAAAGTTTCGGTCTCAAGGAAGACGAGTTTACGGTCAAGATCAATACTCTAGGCTCAAAAGAAGATAAAGAAAATTTCTCGGGTATTCTTCGTGAAAAACTTAAAAACCATCTTTCAACTCTTTGCGAAGATTGCCAGAATAGATTTCAGAAAAACGTTTTACGCGTTTTGGACTGCAAAAATAAAACGTGCAAAGACATTGTCGGCAAAATAGATATCGGCCATTCGTATCTTTCCAAAGAAAGTCAGGCCTATTTTGAAAGTGTCAAAGAAGCCTTAAAAGAACAAAATATTGCTTTTAGCGTTGAGCCCAATTTAGTCCGCGGTTTAGATTATTATACGCATACGGTTTTTGAGATTTCCAGCGCCGCTTTAGGAAGTCAAGACGCGCTCGGGGCAGGTGGACGTTACAATAATTTGATCACTGTTTTAGGTGGTCCGCAAGTTCACGCGACGGGTTTTGCCTTAGGCATAGAACGGATCCTACTGGCGCTCGCCGGAAAAGAAACGGCGCAAAAAACGACTTCCCAAGTTTTTGTAGTCGGCTTAGATGAACGCGGTTTTAAAACAGGATTTCAAATTGTCCATCAACTCCGCGCGTCGGGTTATCCTAGCGATATGGTTTATAAGATCACAGCGCTAAAAAATGTTTTAAGTCTTTTGAATAAAATCAATGCCAAAGCTGTTATTATACTGGGCGAAGATGAGGTCAATAAGCGGGTTTTAAGTTTTAAAAATTTAGAAACACGCGAACAAGAA
- a CDS encoding DNA polymerase III subunit alpha, whose amino-acid sequence MMYHSDFVHLHVHTQYSLLDGACRIKELVKKAADCKMPALGMTDHGNMFGAVEFYQAAVKNGVKPIIGCESYVAPGSRLEKGTGQGGASHLVLFARNEQGYRNLMKLISLGYLEGFYYRPRLDKEILSKYSDGLLSTSACMRGEVAWNIRQGNYAAAVKAADELSHIFGKGNFYLELMENQIPDQKIVNEGLLKIAKDLSLPLVATNDVHYIEQNQASAHEALLCIQTQTTLDDPNRMRLKTEEFYFKDPEVMKQMFSHVPDAISNTLAIAEKCNLELEFNKIHIPHYDPPGGKSKEDFIRELCMEGIKKRFGTANKEILARLEHELTVIKKMGFISYFLIVWDFIHYAKQSGIPVGPGRGSAAGSLVSYLLEITNLDPLKYGLLFERFLNPERLKMPDIDIDFCYERRPEVIAYVTNKYGKDNVAQIITFGTMQARAAIRDVGRVMGVAYSDVDKIAKMIPGDPNITLEDAVKIEPQLSQLCKTDEKSARIIETAKVLEGLSRHASIHAAGVVISDKPLTEYVPLFKTSDGQITTGYSMDGISKIGLLKMDFLGLRTLTVISEGVKLIKRIHDVTIEIDKIPIDDLKTFELLSHANSFGIFQLESSGMRELLKRIKPTQFEDLISILALYRPGPIGSGMLDDFIKRKKGEIQFRYDHPKLESILKETYGIIVFQEQVMQIASVLAGFSMTQADHLRQAMSKKDPLVMDQMRKDFILGCHKANNIAEGLANKIFDLIDYFAGYGFNRSHSAAYALISYQTAYLKANYPVEFMCALLTSEKDNTDKVVEYVKESEAMGIKVLPPDVNESLAAFNVIDEKTIRYGLIAVKNIGSLAIESIVEQRKLGKYKSLFDFCERVDLRLANRKVVESLIKCGAFDSFGFYRSQMMSMVDQALESGARSQKEKLSGQFSFFGMGNDGFQKNEDLPQIKEWPQAQILAFERELLGFYVSGHPLTRYDIEIKAFTDYTTKEFYRATEGQEIKFVGLIGSVKLTTTKRTNERMAILKVEDMEGEAEAVVFPSAYPTVAAQLKEGTVVVVKGRVSFRDNTPKIMVSDIKQMDEVYKSITAISIELSGVNEEALKSLKEKLALFPGKVPVYLRLDTNSYKSVQILVGEDFFVAPSEVLLSDLKDLVGAGNFSLTL is encoded by the coding sequence ATGATGTATCATTCTGATTTTGTTCATCTGCACGTTCACACGCAGTACAGTCTTCTAGACGGTGCCTGCCGCATCAAAGAACTCGTCAAAAAAGCCGCGGATTGTAAAATGCCCGCTTTGGGAATGACCGATCATGGCAATATGTTCGGCGCGGTCGAGTTTTATCAAGCGGCCGTTAAAAATGGTGTAAAGCCTATTATTGGATGCGAATCTTACGTCGCGCCGGGCAGCCGTTTGGAAAAAGGAACGGGGCAAGGCGGGGCATCGCATTTAGTTTTGTTCGCGCGAAACGAACAAGGCTACCGCAATTTGATGAAACTCATTTCTTTAGGATATTTGGAAGGATTTTATTATCGTCCGCGTTTAGATAAAGAGATCCTTAGCAAATATTCCGACGGGCTTTTATCGACATCGGCATGTATGCGCGGGGAAGTAGCCTGGAATATCCGTCAAGGAAATTATGCGGCGGCCGTTAAGGCTGCGGATGAACTTTCTCATATTTTCGGAAAAGGGAATTTTTATTTGGAGCTGATGGAAAATCAAATTCCCGATCAAAAGATCGTCAACGAAGGATTGCTTAAGATCGCCAAAGACTTAAGCTTGCCGTTGGTTGCCACCAATGATGTTCATTACATCGAGCAAAATCAAGCCTCCGCCCATGAAGCGCTTTTGTGTATTCAAACACAAACGACTTTAGATGATCCTAATCGCATGAGGCTTAAGACAGAAGAATTTTATTTTAAAGACCCGGAAGTTATGAAGCAGATGTTTTCTCATGTCCCGGATGCCATCAGTAATACCTTGGCCATTGCCGAAAAATGTAATCTCGAATTAGAATTCAACAAGATCCACATTCCGCACTACGATCCGCCGGGTGGAAAATCCAAAGAAGATTTTATCCGCGAACTTTGTATGGAAGGAATTAAAAAACGTTTTGGCACCGCTAATAAAGAAATTTTGGCGCGCTTAGAGCATGAACTGACGGTCATTAAAAAAATGGGTTTTATTAGTTATTTTTTGATCGTTTGGGATTTTATTCATTATGCCAAGCAAAGCGGAATTCCCGTCGGGCCAGGGCGCGGTTCGGCGGCCGGGAGCTTGGTCAGTTATCTTTTGGAAATTACGAATTTAGATCCGCTAAAATACGGATTACTTTTTGAACGGTTTTTAAATCCCGAACGTTTAAAGATGCCTGATATTGATATTGATTTCTGTTACGAGCGCCGTCCCGAGGTCATCGCCTATGTGACGAATAAATACGGAAAAGATAATGTCGCGCAAATCATTACCTTTGGAACAATGCAAGCGCGCGCCGCCATCCGCGACGTCGGAAGAGTTATGGGCGTTGCCTATAGCGACGTAGATAAGATCGCCAAAATGATTCCCGGAGATCCCAATATCACCCTTGAAGATGCCGTAAAAATAGAACCGCAATTAAGCCAGCTTTGTAAAACCGATGAAAAATCCGCACGGATCATTGAAACGGCGAAAGTTTTAGAAGGCTTAAGCCGCCATGCCTCTATTCACGCGGCGGGCGTTGTGATCTCTGATAAGCCTCTAACCGAATATGTCCCGCTTTTTAAGACAAGTGACGGCCAGATCACCACCGGTTATTCTATGGATGGCATTTCAAAGATCGGCCTGCTTAAAATGGACTTTTTGGGTTTGCGCACGCTAACGGTTATCAGTGAAGGCGTGAAGCTCATCAAAAGGATACACGACGTAACTATAGAGATCGATAAGATCCCCATCGATGATCTTAAAACTTTTGAATTATTAAGCCATGCCAATAGTTTTGGCATTTTTCAGCTGGAAAGTTCGGGGATGCGCGAATTATTAAAACGCATCAAGCCGACACAATTCGAAGACCTGATCTCTATTTTAGCTTTGTATCGTCCGGGTCCTATCGGCAGCGGCATGTTGGATGATTTTATTAAACGTAAAAAAGGGGAAATACAATTTCGTTATGATCATCCGAAGTTGGAATCGATCTTAAAAGAAACCTACGGCATTATCGTTTTCCAGGAGCAGGTTATGCAAATTGCGAGTGTCTTGGCAGGTTTTAGCATGACGCAAGCCGATCACTTGCGCCAGGCGATGAGTAAAAAAGACCCCTTAGTTATGGATCAGATGCGAAAAGATTTTATTTTAGGATGCCATAAAGCGAATAATATCGCCGAAGGGCTGGCAAATAAAATCTTTGACCTTATTGACTATTTCGCCGGTTATGGGTTTAACCGAAGCCATTCGGCGGCATACGCGCTTATTTCATACCAGACGGCTTATTTAAAAGCGAATTATCCGGTTGAATTTATGTGTGCGCTTTTGACTTCAGAAAAAGATAATACCGATAAGGTCGTGGAATATGTTAAAGAATCGGAAGCCATGGGGATCAAGGTGCTTCCGCCGGATGTCAATGAAAGTTTGGCGGCGTTTAACGTTATTGACGAGAAAACTATCCGCTACGGATTGATCGCGGTCAAAAATATCGGAAGCTTAGCCATTGAATCCATTGTTGAACAAAGAAAACTCGGGAAATATAAATCTCTTTTCGATTTTTGCGAACGGGTAGATCTGCGCCTGGCCAACCGAAAGGTTGTGGAAAGCTTGATCAAATGCGGGGCATTCGACAGCTTTGGATTTTATCGTTCGCAAATGATGAGCATGGTTGATCAAGCGTTAGAATCGGGCGCAAGGTCTCAGAAGGAAAAATTATCGGGGCAGTTTTCATTTTTCGGAATGGGTAATGATGGATTTCAGAAAAATGAAGATCTTCCTCAGATCAAAGAATGGCCGCAAGCGCAAATTTTAGCTTTTGAACGGGAGCTTTTAGGTTTTTACGTCAGCGGGCATCCTTTAACGCGTTATGATATTGAAATTAAAGCATTTACAGATTACACCACCAAGGAATTTTATCGGGCAACCGAAGGGCAGGAGATCAAGTTTGTTGGGCTTATCGGATCGGTGAAGCTGACAACGACCAAGCGAACCAATGAACGTATGGCTATTTTGAAAGTCGAAGATATGGAAGGAGAAGCCGAAGCGGTTGTTTTTCCGTCCGCTTATCCGACCGTAGCGGCCCAACTTAAGGAAGGTACGGTTGTGGTGGTTAAAGGCCGGGTGAGCTTCCGAGATAATACGCCTAAGATCATGGTCAGCGATATTAAGCAAATGGATGAAGTTTATAAGTCTATTACGGCGATAAGTATTGAATTATCAGGGGTTAACGAAGAGGCTTTAAAGTCCTTAAAAGAAAAATTGGCGCTTTTTCCCGGAAAGGTCCCGGTTTATTTGCGATTAGACACCAATTCTTATAAAAGCGTGCAAATTTTGGTCGGGGAAGATTTTTTTGTTGCGCCTAGTGAAGTTTTATTAAGCGATCTTAAAGACTTGGTGGGAGCCGGAAATTTTTCCTTGACACTGTAA
- a CDS encoding HU family DNA-binding protein, with protein MTKKDIVLRITDMTGIKQVDVKKVVQKTFDSIVESLMRSEKVELRNFGVFKIKERRARFGRNPRTGESVPVPPRKVVVFKPGLEMKKKIK; from the coding sequence ATGACTAAGAAAGACATTGTTCTTCGGATTACCGACATGACGGGCATTAAGCAGGTGGACGTCAAAAAGGTTGTACAAAAGACTTTTGATTCCATTGTGGAAAGCCTCATGCGGTCAGAAAAAGTTGAGCTGCGCAATTTTGGTGTTTTTAAGATCAAAGAACGCCGCGCTCGCTTTGGCAGAAATCCAAGAACGGGAGAGAGTGTTCCGGTGCCGCCTCGTAAGGTCGTTGTCTTTAAACCCGGCCTTGAAATGAAGAAAAAGATCAAGTAG